A genome region from Bacteroides stercoris ATCC 43183 includes the following:
- a CDS encoding sulfatase → MTELKNIMFCATAFAPSLLGAKELPNIIYIVTDQQTASAMSCMGNTDVHTPNMDRLAQAGILFKNAYCSAPLSGPSRASMFTGHTSHEVGLSRNNVPMADSLRTASLGWLMQRAGYECAYGGKWHVHTPSMPDGEFGFSTIHPHNDNGLAEASVAFLEQKHSKPFFLVVGFDNPHNICEYARSQNLPFGNLPELPQDEWPGLPSNFARNPYDADVIDYEQTLNYSAYPTRHYSPDDWRRYRSLYFRLVEKVDAEIGKIVDAIDKQDLWKNTVVIFTSDHGDGMGAHHWNQKSALYEEVVNVPLIVTLPGKKNAGKEMPQLINEGVDFFASVCDWAGISLPGGLHGVSFRPLVEKADPQQVHQPYIVSETTFDKGVARGWALRTPRYKYVLYDKGLYREQLYDMVNDRGEMRNLAIEKKYRQILLQHRAYLNEWMKLHHVVQIRPEVHLIPDM, encoded by the coding sequence ATGACGGAATTAAAGAATATCATGTTTTGTGCAACTGCCTTTGCCCCCTCTTTATTGGGGGCAAAGGAGCTGCCTAATATTATTTATATTGTAACCGACCAGCAGACAGCTTCTGCCATGAGTTGTATGGGAAATACAGATGTACACACGCCGAATATGGATCGTTTGGCACAGGCAGGTATTTTATTTAAAAATGCTTATTGCTCCGCTCCGTTAAGCGGTCCTTCCAGGGCATCCATGTTTACAGGACATACTTCCCACGAAGTCGGACTCTCCCGAAACAACGTTCCTATGGCCGATTCTTTGCGTACTGCCAGTTTAGGCTGGTTAATGCAACGTGCCGGTTATGAGTGTGCTTATGGTGGAAAATGGCATGTACATACCCCTTCCATGCCCGATGGTGAGTTCGGCTTTTCTACCATTCATCCGCATAATGATAATGGCTTGGCTGAAGCTTCCGTTGCTTTCCTTGAGCAGAAACATTCCAAACCCTTTTTTCTTGTAGTGGGTTTTGATAATCCCCATAATATCTGTGAGTATGCGCGCAGTCAGAACTTGCCATTTGGCAATTTGCCCGAACTTCCTCAAGATGAATGGCCCGGACTTCCTTCAAATTTTGCCCGTAATCCTTATGATGCCGATGTAATAGATTATGAACAGACATTGAACTATTCGGCTTATCCCACCCGTCATTATTCTCCTGATGATTGGCGGCGTTATCGCAGCCTTTACTTCCGGCTGGTGGAAAAGGTGGATGCTGAGATTGGTAAGATTGTCGATGCAATTGATAAACAGGATTTGTGGAAGAATACGGTAGTTATCTTTACAAGCGATCATGGTGATGGTATGGGTGCGCATCATTGGAACCAGAAATCGGCTTTATATGAAGAAGTAGTGAATGTACCTTTGATAGTTACCCTTCCCGGAAAGAAGAATGCCGGCAAAGAAATGCCCCAACTTATTAATGAAGGTGTCGATTTCTTTGCTTCCGTATGTGACTGGGCGGGAATTTCCCTTCCTGGAGGTTTACATGGCGTCTCTTTTAGGCCTTTGGTGGAAAAAGCTGATCCTCAACAGGTACACCAGCCTTATATTGTCAGTGAGACTACATTTGATAAAGGAGTTGCCCGAGGTTGGGCCTTGCGTACTCCGCGTTATAAATATGTATTGTATGATAAAGGGTTGTATCGTGAGCAGCTTTATGACATGGTGAATGACCGCGGAGAAATGAGGAACTTGGCTATAGAGAAAAAGTATCGGCAAATTCTCTTACAACATCGTGCTTATTTGAATGAGTGGATGAAACTGCATCATGTAGTTCAAATACGTCCTGAGGTGCATTTAATTCCGGATATGTAA
- a CDS encoding tRNA-dihydrouridine synthase family protein has translation MNKNLLPIHFSPLQGYTDAAYRQAHACIFGGIDTYYSPFVRVEHGEIRRKDIRDINPENNRNIHLIPQLIAPQPSTLEQIVSLFIEHNYQEADINLGCPFPMLAKRHNGAGMLPYPEEIKELLTAATEKYPQIRFSVKLRLGWENANECLALLPLLNTLPLSHIILHPRLGKQQYKGEVDLNGFEAFYHGCDKPLLYNGDLHTIEDIQTVTERFPRLAGVVIGRGLLANPALAWEYQQNRKLSPDEMLSKVKQLHTAIYNSYEEQLQGGETQLLMKMKNFWEYLLPNGNRKAKKTIHKTSKLTNYRIAVNDLLSSYQ, from the coding sequence ATGAACAAGAATTTATTGCCTATCCATTTCTCTCCTCTTCAAGGATATACAGATGCTGCTTACCGACAAGCACATGCTTGTATCTTCGGCGGTATCGACACCTATTATTCTCCTTTTGTACGTGTGGAACACGGTGAAATCCGCCGAAAAGACATACGCGATATAAACCCGGAAAACAATCGGAATATACACCTGATCCCCCAACTGATTGCCCCCCAACCAAGCACGTTGGAACAGATTGTATCCCTTTTTATCGAGCATAATTACCAGGAAGCAGACATCAATCTGGGGTGTCCTTTCCCCATGCTGGCCAAACGGCATAACGGAGCAGGAATGTTGCCGTATCCCGAAGAAATAAAAGAACTACTGACTGCTGCCACAGAAAAATATCCTCAAATCCGTTTCTCAGTCAAGCTCAGATTAGGCTGGGAAAACGCCAATGAATGCCTTGCACTCCTACCGTTACTGAACACACTTCCCCTATCCCACATCATCCTGCATCCGCGTTTAGGGAAACAGCAATATAAAGGAGAGGTAGATTTAAACGGATTTGAGGCTTTTTATCATGGATGCGATAAACCCTTGTTGTATAATGGAGACCTGCATACAATAGAAGATATACAGACCGTTACCGAACGTTTTCCGAGATTGGCAGGAGTTGTAATAGGGCGCGGTCTGCTTGCCAATCCGGCTTTAGCTTGGGAATACCAACAAAACAGAAAGCTGTCTCCTGATGAAATGCTATCCAAAGTAAAACAGCTACATACAGCGATATACAACAGCTATGAAGAACAGTTACAAGGCGGTGAAACACAGTTATTGATGAAAATGAAGAACTTTTGGGAATATCTGCTACCCAACGGTAACCGTAAAGCTAAAAAAACTATACATAAAACCAGTAAACTAACCAATTACCGGATAGCAGTAAACGATTTGCTATCTTCATACCAATAA
- a CDS encoding glycoside hydrolase family protein — protein MKRYKLILFFNIFILLTASAQKIENLVELKQQSENRLFHRLDKAPRTPAFASEGYWVWGSSIVKGDDGKYHMFVSRFPQKLPFHPGWMVASEIVHAVSDIPQGPYRFSDIALPARGAQYWDGRSTHNPRILKQNGKYYLIYMGSTHPFAEPTYAQLTLDSPWCTVARANKRIGLAVADSPYGPWKRLDEPILKTQPGTFYSFLTSNPSPIIQEDGSVLMIFKGRHYTNNYEHSAMSLGIAYAPAIEGPYHVLNNNQPIFEVNGQGEAEDPFLWKDTEGYHILFKDHVAKFTGERGGGVMAHSENGIQWTVDKAPKAYSRTIEWEDGKVEMQGQLERPFIFFENGKPTYIFFATMDGPGGFENASHSWNMVIPIKDKE, from the coding sequence ATGAAAAGATATAAGCTGATACTTTTCTTTAATATTTTCATTCTTCTAACAGCATCTGCGCAAAAAATAGAAAACCTGGTTGAGTTAAAGCAGCAGTCGGAAAACCGTTTGTTTCACCGCCTGGATAAAGCCCCACGCACACCTGCCTTTGCATCCGAAGGTTATTGGGTATGGGGCAGCTCAATAGTAAAGGGAGATGACGGTAAATATCACATGTTCGTATCCCGGTTTCCCCAAAAATTACCATTTCATCCGGGATGGATGGTCGCGTCTGAAATTGTACATGCTGTGTCCGATATACCGCAAGGACCTTATCGTTTCAGTGATATCGCACTTCCCGCACGCGGTGCACAGTATTGGGACGGGCGTTCTACACACAATCCGCGCATATTGAAACAAAACGGTAAATATTATCTCATTTATATGGGATCTACACACCCGTTTGCCGAACCGACATACGCGCAGCTCACCTTAGACAGCCCCTGGTGCACCGTTGCCCGCGCCAATAAGCGCATCGGACTGGCTGTAGCCGATTCTCCATATGGTCCCTGGAAACGTCTGGACGAACCGATACTCAAAACCCAACCGGGTACATTCTATAGTTTCCTTACCTCAAATCCTTCTCCAATCATACAGGAAGACGGTTCAGTTCTCATGATCTTCAAAGGCCGCCATTACACTAACAATTACGAACATTCGGCAATGAGTCTCGGAATAGCCTATGCTCCTGCAATAGAAGGTCCTTACCATGTATTGAACAACAATCAGCCTATCTTTGAAGTAAACGGACAAGGTGAAGCCGAAGACCCTTTCCTATGGAAAGACACCGAAGGCTATCACATCCTATTCAAAGACCATGTAGCCAAATTTACAGGAGAACGGGGCGGTGGTGTTATGGCACACTCTGAAAACGGTATCCAGTGGACAGTAGACAAGGCTCCCAAAGCCTATTCCCGTACCATAGAATGGGAAGACGGAAAAGTGGAGATGCAAGGGCAACTGGAACGCCCCTTTATTTTCTTTGAAAACGGCAAACCTACTTACATTTTCTTTGCCACTATGGATGGTCCCGGCGGATTCGAGAATGCATCACACTCTTGGAATATGGTTATTCCTATAAAAGATAAAGAATAA
- a CDS encoding SusC/RagA family TonB-linked outer membrane protein translates to MRKKQDPISLPKRIVLGTSLILASTYTVAWAGNTQNETPHHHAIESITQVKTVTGVVTDQYGPVIGANVHVKGSTTGTITDIDGKFSIEVPVNSVLEISYIGFLTEEIQITGTTKNLNIHLKEDSETLEEVVVVGYGTQKKVNMSGSVSSVNVGELTESRPITNVSQALAGVAAGVSVMSGSNQPGNDNATITVRGQGTLNESAPLVIIDGAEAGINTVNPQDIESISILKDAASAAIYGSRAANGVILITTKQGKAGSIHIDYNGYISCTSTTIPHHMDPVSNYADYMELINEGYEQSGMAKPFKDQALIEEWRADAGKNPLKYPNTNWLEETFKSSVAHNHVISMNGGSEKIKFYSSFGYQNNPGVMENTGFEKYNARLNVSADVKKWLNLAAQVSGYVSNMDPAAKYQSEGSTVSDVFKFASATTPGMVFRAPDGRYGAMNNSEDSSQSANNNPLLRLNSVDGNIHKTNVRSRFIATLKPFKGFTLTGSYSYEFVDEERSSKPVFLEGWDFRNEIVTFTNKKKSSIMNYDGKIDRFFNDVVARYETRLINDALGINAMLGASQEKYRSHNFKATKYDMIDTSLGVLNGAIGDASASGSSAEWAMRSFFGRVNLDWQQKYLLEINLRADQSSRFLKSKRTGYFPSASFAWRLEQEKFMEGLRDKGLSTLKLRLSYGSLGNNAVGNYDALALYANKNDDGAFNYSLNNLVALGLAQARIANPNLTWESTYMTNVGIDFGLFNNRLTGTMDYFHKKTKDILINLPAPAVHGIASIPKQNSAEVWNQGVELTLGWQDKIGDFSYSVNGNFTYVKNEVTKYKGKDKGGITYSGANIIWEGHAINSQYLLRCDRIIQTDEDLALVQQMIDNAPVVDGKKVDPFAAFGTPQKGDLLYKDINQDGIIDMDDREIVSDGPNPKFQFGLNLNASYKGIDFAMLLQGQAGAKIYWQNDLANTPSVRHGYQLNKEVADGRWYEGRTDATYPRLLEYQDQRNKQMSDFYLENLAYLKIRNIQLGYTLPAKLTKKISLERLRFYGSLENFFTFTSFRGFDPEIGGSIDYPAMKNVVFGINLSF, encoded by the coding sequence ATGAGAAAAAAGCAAGACCCGATTTCTCTACCCAAGAGAATTGTATTGGGAACATCCTTGATTTTAGCTTCTACCTACACTGTTGCATGGGCCGGCAATACCCAGAACGAAACGCCTCATCATCATGCAATAGAAAGTATTACTCAAGTAAAAACTGTGACAGGAGTCGTAACGGACCAGTACGGACCGGTTATCGGTGCCAATGTACATGTAAAAGGGAGTACTACTGGTACAATCACAGACATCGATGGTAAATTTTCAATTGAAGTTCCGGTTAACTCTGTCTTGGAAATTTCGTACATCGGTTTTCTTACCGAGGAAATTCAAATTACCGGAACAACCAAAAATCTGAATATCCATCTGAAAGAAGACTCCGAGACCTTGGAAGAAGTAGTGGTAGTGGGTTATGGTACTCAAAAAAAAGTAAACATGTCAGGGTCTGTTTCTTCTGTAAATGTAGGAGAACTGACAGAAAGCCGTCCCATTACCAATGTATCACAAGCTTTGGCCGGTGTAGCAGCAGGTGTGAGCGTTATGAGCGGCAGCAACCAACCAGGTAATGACAATGCTACTATAACAGTACGAGGACAAGGTACCTTGAACGAATCGGCTCCCCTGGTCATCATTGATGGTGCGGAAGCCGGCATCAATACGGTCAATCCTCAGGATATTGAATCTATATCTATCCTGAAAGATGCCGCCTCTGCGGCTATCTACGGTTCACGGGCGGCCAATGGTGTTATCTTAATTACCACCAAGCAAGGCAAGGCGGGAAGTATCCATATAGACTATAACGGCTACATATCTTGTACTTCAACCACCATTCCCCACCACATGGATCCGGTATCCAACTATGCCGATTACATGGAACTGATTAACGAAGGATATGAGCAGTCTGGCATGGCAAAGCCCTTTAAGGACCAGGCTCTTATTGAAGAATGGCGTGCTGATGCAGGAAAAAATCCGTTGAAATATCCCAATACCAACTGGCTGGAAGAAACCTTTAAATCCTCCGTTGCACACAATCATGTTATTTCCATGAACGGTGGTAGTGAAAAAATTAAATTCTACTCATCTTTCGGCTATCAAAACAATCCGGGTGTAATGGAAAACACCGGTTTTGAGAAATATAATGCCCGTCTGAATGTCTCTGCCGATGTTAAAAAATGGCTGAATCTGGCCGCTCAAGTCAGTGGCTACGTTTCCAACATGGATCCTGCAGCCAAGTATCAAAGTGAAGGAAGTACAGTAAGCGATGTATTTAAATTTGCCTCAGCCACCACTCCGGGTATGGTATTCCGTGCTCCCGACGGACGCTACGGTGCTATGAACAACTCGGAAGACTCTTCCCAATCAGCCAACAACAATCCATTGCTTCGTCTGAACTCCGTGGACGGTAACATTCACAAGACCAATGTACGAAGCCGCTTTATAGCAACACTCAAACCATTCAAGGGTTTTACCCTGACAGGCTCCTACTCCTATGAGTTTGTAGATGAAGAGCGAAGCAGCAAACCGGTCTTCCTTGAAGGTTGGGACTTCAGAAATGAAATAGTAACTTTCACCAATAAGAAGAAAAGCAGCATCATGAACTACGACGGAAAGATAGACCGATTCTTCAATGATGTAGTAGCCCGTTATGAAACTCGCCTGATAAACGATGCGTTAGGTATCAATGCAATGTTGGGTGCCAGCCAGGAAAAATACCGTTCACACAATTTTAAAGCTACTAAATATGATATGATAGATACCAGCCTTGGAGTACTTAATGGTGCTATCGGTGATGCATCTGCCAGTGGAAGCAGTGCAGAATGGGCCATGCGTTCTTTCTTCGGTCGTGTCAACTTGGATTGGCAACAGAAGTATTTGCTGGAAATCAATTTGAGAGCCGACCAATCTTCCCGCTTCCTCAAATCCAAACGTACCGGATACTTTCCTTCCGCATCTTTTGCATGGCGTTTAGAACAGGAAAAATTCATGGAAGGATTAAGAGACAAAGGATTGAGCACACTGAAGCTGCGTTTGTCTTACGGTTCGTTAGGCAACAATGCAGTGGGCAACTATGATGCCCTGGCTTTATATGCCAACAAAAACGATGACGGTGCTTTCAACTACAGTCTGAACAATTTAGTGGCATTAGGTCTGGCACAAGCCCGTATTGCCAATCCTAATTTAACCTGGGAGTCAACTTATATGACCAATGTAGGTATTGATTTCGGGCTATTCAACAATCGTCTGACCGGTACAATGGATTACTTCCACAAGAAAACCAAAGATATCCTCATCAATCTCCCCGCACCTGCCGTACACGGTATCGCATCCATTCCCAAACAAAATAGTGCAGAGGTGTGGAACCAAGGTGTGGAACTTACACTGGGTTGGCAAGATAAAATAGGAGATTTCTCCTACTCGGTAAACGGAAACTTTACTTATGTAAAGAATGAAGTGACCAAATATAAAGGCAAAGACAAAGGTGGCATTACCTACAGCGGCGCTAATATCATTTGGGAAGGACATGCTATCAATTCACAATACCTGTTGCGTTGCGACCGCATCATCCAAACCGATGAAGATTTGGCATTGGTACAGCAAATGATAGACAATGCTCCGGTGGTAGACGGCAAAAAAGTTGATCCGTTCGCAGCTTTCGGTACTCCGCAAAAAGGTGACTTGCTTTACAAAGACATCAATCAGGACGGTATTATCGATATGGATGACCGCGAAATCGTAAGCGATGGCCCGAACCCAAAATTCCAATTTGGTCTGAATCTGAATGCTTCTTATAAGGGGATTGATTTTGCCATGCTGCTGCAAGGGCAAGCCGGTGCTAAAATTTACTGGCAAAATGATTTGGCCAATACCCCCAGTGTACGCCACGGCTATCAACTGAACAAGGAAGTGGCAGACGGCAGATGGTACGAAGGCAGAACAGATGCAACCTATCCGCGCCTGCTGGAATACCAAGACCAAAGAAACAAACAAATGAGCGACTTCTACCTGGAGAATCTGGCTTATCTGAAAATACGTAATATCCAACTGGGGTATACGCTTCCAGCCAAATTAACCAAGAAAATTTCATTAGAACGTCTTCGCTTCTACGGTAGTTTGGAGAACTTCTTCACTTTCACCTCTTTCAGAGGCTTCGATCCTGAAATAGGAGGAAGCATTGACTATCCTGCCATGAAAAATGTAGTATTCGGCATTAACCTTAGCTTTTAA
- a CDS encoding chondroitinase family polysaccharide lyase: MMQFSKWTMGVGMLLGTLLPVSAEAQVVKNDKLLSFEDPQIPVFISGTDSRLEISDEHYKDGLQSLSWTFNPGAVLSIKKDLKFEKKDPTGKDTYLSAFIVWVYNEQAQDKKIEFEFLKDGKKCTSFPFGINFTGWRAAWVCYERDMVGTPEEGMNEIRIIAPDTKGKLYLDHIIPASKVDARQQTADVQVPFVNKGTTNHWLVIYEHSLWKPDIPLTAVSETQKQEMRKIEKRFRDMLYTPGKLSDKEMTAIRKQYDYYKITYKNGKVSGLPIFMVRQAEAYERMIPNWDKDMFTKLGMEMDKYFKLMKRIAIAYNNAADVAAQDELKQKFLAMYDHITDQGVAYGSCWGNIHHYGYSMRGLYVAYFLMKEVLNEAGKLNEAERTLRWYAITNEVYPKPTVNGIDIDSFNTQTQGRMASILIMEDTPEKLQYLRSFSRWLDYGCRPAQGLSGSFKKDGACFHHRNNYPAYAVGGLDGATNMIYLLSGTEFKVSELAHSTVKNVLLTMRFYCNLKQWSLSMSGRHPNGKGELIPIQYATMAIAGTPDGKQEYDADMAAAYLRLMAYVNRPDEDAPDYLPKASTRQELEMKKLLEAQGFRPEPDPQGNLALGYGCVSVQRRDNWAAVVRGHSRYLWAAEHYLPANFYGRYLAHGSMQILTGKPDEMVTFTTSGWQENGFDWNRIPGVTSIHLPFEQLRAKVLNVDVYSGMEEMLYSDEAFAGGLSQARLNGNFGMKLHEHDKYNGSHRARKSFHFFDGTIVCLGTDIENANTEYPTETTVFQLAAITPENHKYWDGYKSDGQTYIDPNGVGYYLSKSSMRSAKYEKNFPQVTVGERSTKPTSGDWVSLTLQHGKAPRGASYEYAVLPRTDAVSLKAFAKKPSYKVLQQDRNAHIVRSLTDNLTSYVLFETPQTLPADGLLQKADTSCLVMIREDRGKLLLTVSQPDLALYRGPSDEAFDKDGKRIERSIYSRPWIDNESGEIPVTVTLKGWWKVAETPYCKLVSADKKQTVLRFTCKDAASFDVELLRK; the protein is encoded by the coding sequence ATGATGCAATTTAGTAAATGGACAATGGGAGTAGGGATGCTCCTCGGGACTTTGTTACCGGTAAGTGCAGAAGCCCAGGTAGTGAAGAATGACAAACTGCTTTCTTTTGAAGACCCGCAAATACCGGTATTTATTTCGGGAACGGATTCCCGTTTGGAAATCAGTGATGAACATTATAAAGATGGTTTGCAGAGCTTGAGTTGGACATTTAATCCGGGGGCTGTGCTTTCTATCAAAAAGGATTTGAAGTTCGAGAAAAAAGACCCTACCGGAAAAGATACCTATCTTTCCGCTTTCATTGTATGGGTGTACAATGAGCAAGCACAGGACAAGAAAATAGAGTTTGAATTTTTAAAAGATGGAAAGAAATGCACTTCTTTCCCATTTGGAATCAACTTTACCGGTTGGCGTGCAGCATGGGTGTGCTATGAACGTGATATGGTGGGGACGCCGGAAGAGGGGATGAATGAAATCCGTATTATTGCTCCCGATACAAAAGGGAAGTTATATTTAGATCATATTATACCCGCCAGTAAGGTGGATGCCCGCCAGCAGACGGCTGACGTGCAAGTTCCGTTTGTGAATAAGGGAACTACCAATCATTGGCTTGTTATTTACGAACATTCTTTGTGGAAGCCGGATATACCCTTGACTGCCGTTAGCGAAACGCAGAAACAGGAAATGCGGAAAATAGAAAAACGCTTCAGGGATATGCTCTATACACCCGGAAAGTTGTCAGATAAGGAAATGACGGCTATCCGTAAACAGTATGACTACTATAAGATTACGTACAAAAACGGGAAAGTGAGCGGTCTGCCTATCTTCATGGTGCGTCAGGCGGAAGCTTACGAACGTATGATACCGAATTGGGATAAGGATATGTTTACCAAGCTGGGTATGGAAATGGACAAGTATTTCAAACTGATGAAACGTATTGCCATAGCCTATAACAATGCAGCGGATGTTGCTGCGCAGGATGAATTGAAGCAAAAGTTCCTTGCCATGTACGACCATATTACCGACCAAGGTGTGGCTTACGGCAGTTGTTGGGGAAACATCCATCATTACGGTTACAGTATGCGCGGACTCTATGTAGCCTATTTCCTGATGAAGGAGGTACTGAATGAAGCCGGCAAGCTGAATGAAGCCGAACGCACGCTGCGCTGGTATGCCATCACTAACGAGGTTTATCCTAAACCTACCGTAAACGGTATAGATATAGATTCTTTCAATACGCAGACCCAGGGACGTATGGCCAGTATCCTGATTATGGAGGATACTCCGGAAAAGCTGCAATATCTGCGTTCTTTCTCGCGTTGGTTGGATTATGGATGCCGTCCGGCTCAAGGCTTGTCGGGTTCTTTCAAGAAAGATGGAGCTTGTTTTCATCATCGTAATAACTATCCCGCTTATGCTGTCGGTGGGTTGGATGGAGCCACGAATATGATTTATTTATTGAGCGGAACAGAGTTCAAGGTGTCTGAACTGGCGCATTCCACTGTTAAGAACGTGCTGCTCACGATGCGGTTTTATTGTAATTTGAAGCAATGGTCTCTTTCCATGTCAGGTCGTCATCCTAACGGAAAAGGAGAACTGATTCCCATTCAATATGCTACTATGGCTATTGCAGGAACACCGGACGGTAAGCAGGAATATGATGCCGACATGGCTGCTGCTTATCTGCGTTTGATGGCTTATGTCAATAGGCCCGATGAAGATGCTCCTGATTATCTTCCGAAGGCTTCCACTCGTCAAGAGTTGGAGATGAAGAAACTGCTTGAAGCACAGGGATTCCGCCCCGAACCCGATCCGCAAGGCAACCTTGCATTGGGCTACGGTTGTGTTTCCGTACAGCGTCGGGATAATTGGGCGGCTGTAGTGCGTGGACATTCCCGTTATCTGTGGGCTGCCGAACACTATCTTCCCGCCAATTTCTACGGCCGTTATCTGGCACATGGCAGTATGCAGATATTAACGGGTAAACCCGATGAAATGGTGACTTTTACTACTAGTGGCTGGCAAGAAAACGGCTTCGACTGGAATCGCATTCCGGGAGTGACGAGTATTCATCTGCCTTTTGAGCAATTGCGCGCCAAGGTATTGAATGTGGATGTTTACTCAGGTATGGAAGAAATGCTTTATTCCGATGAGGCCTTTGCCGGTGGGCTGTCCCAGGCCCGCCTGAATGGTAACTTCGGTATGAAGCTGCATGAGCATGACAAATATAACGGCTCTCACCGTGCCCGTAAGTCTTTCCACTTCTTTGACGGTACGATAGTATGTTTAGGTACGGACATTGAGAATGCGAATACAGAGTATCCTACCGAGACGACTGTTTTCCAATTAGCAGCCATTACTCCTGAGAATCATAAATACTGGGATGGTTACAAGAGTGACGGACAGACTTATATCGATCCGAATGGGGTAGGGTACTATCTTTCCAAATCCTCTATGAGAAGTGCGAAATATGAAAAGAATTTCCCGCAGGTTACAGTCGGTGAACGAAGTACAAAGCCGACTTCGGGCGATTGGGTTTCCTTGACGCTGCAACATGGTAAGGCTCCGAGAGGCGCTTCTTATGAATATGCCGTATTGCCCCGTACGGACGCTGTTTCCCTGAAAGCATTTGCGAAGAAGCCTTCCTATAAAGTTCTTCAGCAGGATCGTAATGCCCACATAGTCCGTTCTTTGACGGATAATCTTACCTCTTATGTTTTGTTTGAAACTCCTCAGACGCTTCCTGCAGACGGTCTGTTACAGAAGGCGGATACTTCCTGTCTGGTTATGATTCGTGAAGATAGAGGCAAACTGTTACTGACTGTTTCCCAGCCGGATTTGGCATTGTACCGCGGTCCGAGTGATGAGGCTTTTGATAAGGATGGAAAGCGGATTGAACGGAGTATCTATTCTCGTCCGTGGATTGATAACGAGAGTGGAGAAATTCCCGTGACTGTTACATTGAAAGGTTGGTGGAAAGTAGCGGAAACACCGTATTGCAAACTTGTTTCGGCAGATAAGAAACAAACAGTGTTGCGTTTTACGTGTAAGGATGCTGCAAGCTTTGATGTAGAGTTGTTGCGTAAATAG